A window from Electrophorus electricus isolate fEleEle1 chromosome 7, fEleEle1.pri, whole genome shotgun sequence encodes these proteins:
- the cfap54 gene encoding cilia- and flagella-associated protein 54 isoform X9, producing the protein MDPLPASYYGQLDKSNPVISAFERDLKQFKSYMKRLLDSANFDHFSYSRGSVKLFDIWKKYKPRLPSPYYEEQLMQLADFLFQRKFYSLALWQGYRRYLHQICTASLESIKNVEHFKQSFFPEGFHTEGAKLTFCALQRECLCVFYLERERCRQPDYSGMQKLLSILAFLRIMMQAILPHESLCWLLYNGTLCIYEISRFLMSVSHSAQALDFLLWACVCLETSIPLLTPGLLPWRATLYCAVCACYYDEQAAVQAEVFARRALGKIRELEKLVEMSDSLPSAETQQAFKEATIKLAVMVFKRSVYEPRRKSKGIFKYKQKGNVREGHNGVWPRSLTERILMELFVGNAAQFLAVLEALRDTSRRPLPTGMSKEAEIQDVELELIMAGISILSGSGGSSDLVCNDSLPSSLSAITTTATATILELATAGENRISVDAAVTFVKLLFRYEQWDMFCTLSDSLVTVLSNMEGCPFQRDELELTLLRAAERVLSTHRVHLGTRDIMAEGQPDKDKFVGLVPMTDELLDLVQTLHACVCDTAQDMQPDGDLVLDIVLFVWEKCKLMFQRAQARPNDSVRYMGKMEYKDKWLQALSLLCGVASACHLADIDLVAVAEMTFRLVMALEASIESHPQSSTKTAEDHSLQSISAEKYTATCLMPQRSRAEHLEMACGVLERGLECVSRGRTVSLPCNASAICDNVFMQKFGGTHVELFESGQPEGTSTSCVSAFFMDLHVELLAFQHRVSLKLLDTYSDVESVEVRKRSVPAQGQPSETQSERTITECLLVEKIKKNKISKALFLAQKALLSYKKDTTNTGTKKFLEEAVGLMEKAEVEERRLNSASAPAEMGSDVAKGCRPPPPPVLLSRTNCSMTFTPAPYSLEGQVCWYRIYGREVEGVSLKVRIGDCHLPGTGEMIPSRGVCLLCVSGLEPNQKYLFAVAAYDAQGNLLGNTIGDTTRPLLASLPLPLLTTWAHLAQVAYQTGQYAVAKKACSELWSHFTLPSSPDPGAPQEPLEKHLEGLAQTRLRWETLQLSSPLLQQLFLSSIFVQTDIHIQEKALHCDSLADGSSFIWGQEARLAECERMLVAIDLALYLNESSDALQATVTCYSLLAPLIYYQIPSDAVIQVLLKCLVVLHEIAGVLRQKRPAAAMESLQHMVACITHYVAKGLRCMNEYRMALSVMDQGKELLQQMAESLLQPSKPAWVQQDGEEILQKKAANAHKVELCVQLNALEASVWKDKKMAVLLNDNGTTWNRAAVGSLGDDLSGQEDPAVLHMVIGCSSLKSAFRDVMKFKRKSRFIEFAALLLEKALLEDQLQLLPQWGQEILNWLKRRDEDLTVPKKPQGQSEKDSNNFTSSVIEYSTKKQKVGSVWCDKKTRELQKGHFSGPGVQISERGVMELMVRQLTPLVRRHRRRRRLRQISSEEWPWRCQLNLALARAHLGLLSNSLQARTGAPPQQCYSKMQLLSFSLARTGTLVKWKNTPQHIRAPQLNPPIPKPTFQPKGTENAGEESGEIEGENQLDSARTQLTNQSDSSEPSAPVIPATSHLVSQPLDILSKATVHLRRAMVLAHRGGQWTSLQWACGILWDQFCTMAVLVEQNQGSNTPDPFTLDQYYTVFTPLFALASDLLMDMGEKLQLWEVYNEGGEEVEARQQGGGASVDLCWLRSVVLHTLELLHYQAKWETLAHLALLYNCYTREHYAHVIIPVLVYAQKRLLERISHCGGPPAPQPHFTHTETVTGEKVTYRNYAGKQLLLHHHSSMEGWLRGGERDTAPEPLELAEVNRAMCVVRVPLDVQDTVQCLREMQLKGSYAHHAFQHSRTLLLLLLADTQHLEVPFCMEFSSGGRGRVEFDPVVITAPAIGPLDLSNRESSWMGSVWSSPLPPFQIQAVLASYGNSIKFLQANKYHALRVQALHDLGNLHFYSRNQKDAHSHWSKALDCALLTTGVLESWDGKSWGSSSSQHPLRHAGIRGCLQGAVLSAKIAQYVLTDNISQRTKCCLLSAKLFKCLLRVSLPHPDNDLDYCSYTLKTELIPGVELFSESDWSITGSVVSSIGFLCHWLYSSGHHLTALPLLALYQYIASNVCRDPYLTVSCRILKVKVLTELSLFAEAMTEIHSLMLGVDVPQSYRDCSRAEKDQYPQVQKFMNHKPLMDVCNLQVLEEVVNKRPSVDVLALYGPILTHRLLLAKIQLISAMCSTIHDLPEALASGTSWTSESSESQVKCSMTQRGSSTPDPPNAKSDQSPCSNPTMNSSKPEGLQLVSLLGETLTLGHVKALLLREASVQLSPQLLGLQNIHTDPEELELAVESRLLLSSLSLQWGQTAASADLAVSALRLLQDSPLFQRENPPPAPRNPLASVLKQSHERVKREQTLPEQPESAKGWWLRDVPAVVEAAERMGRCFWLRCRLAAVRSLTAHIPGTAIIPGLDSSMEADRLLKDGLAEAEAWGDPDTQALLLLQGVMLHFHCGKAPEESIAMLQEAVSLLSGRSALSLRSRLALAEATILLSERRGSSGQSLDLLAQRLLQQQLCALGECVILKTGGGLELPSNPGLMNIYNPQLPLLARTTMHLGLCIALQAMVNSLEEGEGPWKPWLAAQEVLECALAIAQASASRHHQLEADILYYKGMVGRVLMSLTTLQHQGVVESFLKSITLAHYHTHNLQLIHRCYVEMALIYLEQWQKSTATVAGPPAAPVPVPAPASSDKSQAWKRVRSTLNKNLTVGQSQLLLFWVCMRAATMTMEALTNCCQLCGFTGVTGVHIPLTSLKALPGFASNDLLHPCGGTEEPVQLCPSWTADTGNGADIGKKCQLTWVHLSRYYTHLLNLRHICTQPAAEQCVEGLLSVGGDPFLALRLNQLHTFFHHHLASYREKCVTPDPPAALILEPHVLQLSHTAKVCVRQPKQPLSDLYPWATVDTPQLRIQWHRPTLERRSPPPDTIVLVFGFNKAPLSAMHPSAVALADLEAGRRLISLDRLKALHGHLISACVEASVDSTVPVSLAPSRTASLDRGCGKASDKLTPCSPQQMLLEKTRHICNEIRSLLKPDLKFPPTTEVPVEMSVQTLGILERCFNPTTGATVEDKALSAWLLSLLV; encoded by the exons gatttaaaacagtttaaatcaTATATGAAGAGACTTCTAGACTCGGCAAACTTCGACCACTTCTCTTATTCTAGAGG GTCGGTGAAACTCTTTGATATatggaaaaaatacaaaccTCGTCTTCCGTCCCCCTATTACGAGGAACAACTGATGCAACTGGCAGATTTCCTTTTTCAAAGGAAA TTTTACAGCCTAGCGCTGTGGCAGGGATATAGGCGCTATCTTCATCAGATCTGTACTGCTAGCTTGGAGAGCATCAAGAATGTGGAACACTTCAAACAGTCCTTCTTTCCGGAAGGCTTTCATACTGAAGGAGCAAAGCTTACG TTCTGCGCTCTGCAAAGAGAATGCCTGTGTGTCTTCTACTTGGAGCGAGAGAGGTGCAGACAGCCAGATTATAGTGGCATGCAGAAGCTGCTTAGTATACTGGCGTTTCTGCGCATCATGATGCAAGCCATTCTGCCCCATGAGAGTTTATGCTGGTTACTATACAACG GCACTTTGTGTATATACGAGATAAGCAGGTTCCTGATGTCTGTGAGCCATTCTGCACAG GCTCTAGACTTCTTGCTgtgggcctgtgtgtgcctgGAGACCTCTATCCCTTTGCTGACACCAGGCTTACTGCCCTGGAGGGCAAcgctgtactgtgctgtatgTGCATGTTATTATGATGAGCAGGCTGCAGTTCAGGCCGAG GTTTTTGCAAGACGAGCTCTGGGTAAAATAAGGGAATTGGAGAAGCTGGTGGAGATGAGTGATTCACTACCGTCAGCTGAAACACAGCAAGCCTTTAAAGAAGCCACTATCAAA CTTGCAGTGATGGTATTTAAACGCTCTGTGTATGAACCTCGGAGGAAATCTAAAGGAATCTTCAAGTATAAACAAAAAGGCAATGTCAGGGAAGGTCATAAC gGTGTGTGGCCACGCTCGCTGACGGAGCGAATCCTGATGGAGCTTTTTGTGGGCAACGCCGCTCAGTTCCTGGCAGTGCTGGAAGCTCTGCGGGACACGTCCCGCAGGCCCCTGCCAACTGGCATGTCCAAAGAGGCCGAGATACAGGATGTGGAGCTCGAGCTCATAATGGCCGGCATCAGCATACTATCTG GAAGTGGAGGCTCTTCAGATCTCGTCTGTAATGACAGTTTGCCCTCCTCTTTAAGCGCCATCACTACTACTGCCACTGCCACAATTTTGGAGCTGGCCACAGCAG GAGAAAATCGGATCTCTGTGGATGCTGCAgtgacatttgtgaagctgttGTTCAGATACGAACAGTGGGATATGTTTTGTACCCTTTCAGACAGCCTTGTGACAGTACTGTCT AACATGGAGGGCTGTCCCTTCCAGAGGGATGAGCTGGAGCTTACCCTGCTCAGGGCCGCCGAGCGTGTCTTGTCCACTCACAGGGTCCACCTGGGTACCAGAGACATCATGGCTGAGGGTCAACCTG ATAAAGACAAGTTTGTGGGGCTAGTACCTATGACAGATGAGCTCCTGGATTTGGTCCAGAccctgcatgcgtgtgtctgtgacaCAGCCCAG gATATGCAGCCAGATGGGGACCTGGTGTTGGACATTGTGCTGTTTGTCTGGGAAAAATGTAAGCTCATGTTCCAAAGAGCTCAGGCAAGACCCAATGACTCAGTTCGCTACATGGGCAAGATGGAGTACAAAGACAAG TGGCTTCAGGCTCTGTCCCTACTGTGTGGGGTGGCCAGTGCCTGCCATTTGGCTGATATAGACCTAGTAGCGGTGGCTGAGATGACTTTCAGACTGGTCATGGCACTGGAGGCCAGCATAGAGTCCCATCCACAGTCTAGCACAAAGACAG CTGAAGACCACAGTCTGCAGTCCATCTCTGCAGAGAAATATACAGCTACATGTCTTATG CCCCAGAGGTCCCGGGCGGAGCATCTGGAGATGGCATGTGGTGTATTGGAGAGAGGCTTGGAGTGTGTGTCCAGAGGCAGGACAGTATCTCTCCCATGCAATGCTTCTGCCATCTGTGACAATGTCTTTATGCAG AAGTTTGGTGGCACACATGTGGAGCTTTTTGAAAGTGGACAGCCAGAGGGCACCAGCACTTCATGTGTCAGCGCCTTCTTCATGGACCTGCACGTCGAACTGTTGGCCTTCCAGCACAGAGTCTCCCTCAAGCTCCTAGATACCTACTCAG ATGTAGAGTCTGTTGAGGTGAGGAAGAGGTCAGTGCCTGCACAAGGCCAGCCCTCTGAGACACAGTCAGAGAGAACCATAACAG AGTGCCTGCTGGTAGAGAAGATCAAGAAGAACAAAATCTCCAAAGCTCTGTTCCTGGCTCAGAAGGCTTTACTTTCCTATAAGAAGGACACCACTAACACAGGCACCAAAAAGTTCCTTGAG GAGGCTGTGGGTTTAATGGAGAAAGCAGAAGTTGAGGAGAGGAGGTTGAATAGTGCTTCTGCTCCTGCGGAAATGGGGTCCGATGTAGCAAAGGGGTGtagaccccctccccctcctgtCTTACTCTCACGCACTAACTGCTCGATGACCTTCACCCCAGCACCGTACTCCCTGGAGGGGCAG GTTTGCTGGTACCGTATTTATGGTAGAGAAGTGGAGGGTGTCAGTTTGAAAGTGCGGATTGGAGACTGCCACCTACCTGGCACTGGTGAGATG ATTCCTTCTAGGGGTGTATGCTTGCTTTGTGTCAGCGGCCTGGAGCCCAACCAGAAGTACCTATTTGCTGTGGCAGCCTACGACGCTCAGGGAAACCTACTCGGCAACACCATCGGAGACACAACCAGGCCCCTGCTAGCCTCCCTGCCTTTACCTCTGTTGACAACCTGGGCCCATCTGGCTCAG GTGGCTTACCAAACAGGCCAGTATGCAGTAGCCAAAAAAGCCTGCAGTGAGCTGTGGAGCCACTTTACCTTGCCCTCAAGCCCGGATCCTGGTGCCCCACAAGAGCCATTAGAGAAACATCTTGAGGGGCTTGCTCAGACAAG GCTGCGCTGGGAAACCCTGCAGCTCTCCTCCCCTCTATTGCAGcagctttttctctcttccatctTCGTGCAGACTGACATCCACATCCAGGAGAAGGCGCTACACTGCGACTCCCTCGCTGATGGAAGCTCCTTCATCTGGGGACAG GAGGCCAGACTTGCAGAGTGTGAAAGAATGCTGGTGGCCATAGACCTGGCTCTGTATCTAAATGAGAGTAGCGACGCCCTGCAGGCCACGGTGACCTGCTACAGCCTCCTGGCCCCGCTTATCTACTATCAGATCCCATCCGATGCTGTGATTCAG GTCTTGTTGAAGTGTCTGGTGGTGCTGCACGAGATTGCAGGAGTGCTCAGGCAGAAACGACCTGCTGCTGCTATGGAGTCCCTGCAGCATATGGTGGCTTGCATCACACACTACGTAGCCAAG GGCTTGAGGTGCATGAATGAGTACCGCATGGCATTGTCAGTGATGGATCAGGGAAAAGAGCTCCTCCAGCAGATGGCAGAGAGCCTCCTGCAGCCATCCAAGCCTGCCTGGGTGCAGCAGGATGGG gagGAAATACTCCAGAAGAAGGCAGCAAATGCTCACAAGGTGGAGCTCTGTGTGCAGCTGAACGCTTTGGAGGCTAGTGTGTGGAAGGACAAGAAAATGGCGGTGTTGTTAAATGACAATGGCACAACCTGGAACAGAGCAG CAGTAGGTTCTCTGGGTGACGACCTCAGTGGACAAGAAGACCCCGCAGTTCTCCACATGGTGATTGGCTGTAGCTCTCTCAAGAGCGCCTTCAGGGATG TCATGAAGTTCAAACGGAAGTCTCGCTTCATAGAGTTTGCTGCACTGCTGCTGGAGAAGGCCCTGCTGGAGGATCAGCTCCAGCTGCTTCCCCAGTGGGGGCAGGAGATCCTCAACTGGCTGAAGAG GCGCGATGAAGATTTGACAGTCCCAAAGAAGCCCCAGGGGCAGTCAGAGAAAGATTCAAACAACTTTACATCATCTGTTATTGAGTACAGTACTAAA AAGCAGAAGGTGGGCAGTGTTTGGTGCGATAAGAAGACGAGAGAGTTGCAAAAGGGGCATTTTTCTGGACCAGGAGTCCAAATCTCTGAAAG AGGGGTGATGGAGCTCATGGTGAGGCAGCTCACTCCGCTGGTCAGGAGGCACCGGCGACGACGAAGGCTCAGGCAGATCTCCTCAGAGGAGTGGCCGTGGCGCTGCCAACTAAACCTGGCCCTGGCCCGTGCCCACCTGGGTCTGCTGAGCAACAGCCTGCAAGCCCGGACCGGAGCTCCTCCTCAGCAGTG TTATAGCAAGATGCAACTGCTGTCATTTTCCCTGGCACGTACTGGAACGCTGGTGAAATGGAAGAACACTCCCCAACACATCAGAGCTCCTCAGCTAAACCCCCCAATCCCAAAACCCACCTTTCAGCCCAAAG GAACTGAGAATGCTGGAGAGGAGTCTGGCGAGATTGAAGGCGAGAACCAGCTGGACTCGGCACGCACACAGCTGACCAACCAGTCAGACAGCAGTGAGCCGTCAGCGCCAGTCATACCTGCAACAAGCCACTTGGTCTCCCAGCCACTGGACATACTTTCCAAGGCCACAGTACACCTCAGGAGAGCTAtg GTGCTGGCCCACCGCGGAGGCCAGTGGACATCTCTGCAGTGGGCCTGTGGGATCCTGTGGGACCAGTTCTGCACCATGGCAGTGCTGGTGGAGCAAAACCAGGGCTCCAACACCCCTGACCCATTTACTCTGGACCAGTACTACACCGTGTTCACACCCCTGTTTGCACTGGCTTCTGACCTGCTCATGGACATGGGCGAGAAGCTTCAG ctgTGGGAAGTGTATAAtgagggaggtgaggaggtggaggccaGGCAGCAAGGAGGTGGGGCATCGGTGGACCTGTGCTGGCTGAGGAGCGTGGTGCTGCACACCCTGGAGCTCCTCCACTACCAGGCCAAGTGGGAAACTCTCGCCCACCTCGCCTTGCTCTACAACTGCTACACACG GGAGCACTACGCTCATGTGATAATCCCAGTGCTGGTGTATGCTCAAAAGAGACTGCTGGAAAGGATCAGCCACTGTGGTGGGCCTCCAGCGCCCCAGCCGCacttcactcacacagagacgGTCACTGGAGAGAAG GTCACATATAGGAACTATGCAGGCAAGCAGCTTCTCTTGCATCATCACTCCAGCATGGAGGGATGGCTtagggggggtgagagagacacGGCCCCCGAGCCTCTGGAACTGGCAG AGGTGAATAGGGCgatgtgtgtggtgcgtgtgccACTGGACGTCCAAGACACGGTGCAGTGCTTGCGAGAGATGCAGCTCAAAGGCTCTTACGCCCATCATGCTTTCCAGCACAGCCGCACGcttctgctgcttctgctggcCGACACGCAGCACC TGGAGGTGCCTTTCTGCATGGAGTTCTCCAGTGGTGGACGGGGCAGAGTGGAGTTCGACCCAGTAGTCATCACGGCACCGGCCATCGGTCCTCTAGACCTGTCCAACAGGGAGAGTAGCTGGATGGGCTCGGTGTGGAGCTCCCCACTGCCCCCCTTCCAAATCCAGGCTGTCCTCGCCTCATACGGCAACTCTATCA AATTCCTTCAGGCAAATAAGTACCATGCACTCCGGGTTCAAGCCCTACATGACCTTGGGAACCTGCATTTCTATAGCAGGAATCAAAA GGATGCTCATTCACACTGGAGCAAGGCTTTGGACTGCGCCCTGCTCACCACTGGTGTGCTGGAATCATGGGATGGCAAGTCATGGGGCAGCAGCTCCTCTCAACACCCCTTGAGGCATGCTGGGATACGGGGCTGTCTCCAGGGAGCTGTGCTGTCTGCCAAAATTGCTCA GTATGTTCTTACGGACAACATCAGCCAGCGAACAAAATGTTGTCTTCTTTCGGCCAAGCTCttcaag TGTCTTCTGAGGGTGTCCCTGCCCCACCCTGATAATGATCTGGACTACTGCTCTTACACACTGAAGACGGAGCTGATCCCTGGAGTAGAGCTCTTCTCCGAGTCGGACTGGAGCATCACTGGGAGCGTTGTGTCCAGCATTGGCTTCCTGTGCCACTGGCTCTACTCCTCAGGCCATCACCTCACa GCTCTTCCTTTGCTGGCTCTCTACCAGTACATAGCCAGTAATGTTTGTCGAGACCCATACCTCACTGTAAGCTGCAGAATACTGAAG GTGAAGGTGTTGACGGAGCTGAGCCTGTTTGCTGAGGCAATGACAGAGATCCACAGTCTCATGTTGGGAGTAGACGTCCCTCAGTCTTACCGTGAttgcagcagagcagagaaggaCCAG TATCCACAGGTGCAGAAGTTCATGAATCATAAACCTCTCATGGATGTTTGTAATCTCCAG GTTCTGGAGGAGGTGGTAAACAAAAGGCCCAGTGTAGATGTCCTAGCTCTGTATGGCCCCATCCTGACCCACCGTCTCCTCCTGGCCAAGATTCAACTCATCTCGGCCATGTGCAGCACTATTCACGACCTGCCAGAGGCCCTTGCTTCTGGCACCTCATGGACCTCAG AGTCATCAGAGAGTCAGGTGAAGTGCAGTATGACACAGAGGGGCTCGAGCACTCCTGATCCACCTAACGCCAAAAGTGATCAGTCTCCATGCAGTAACCCCACCATGAACAGCAGCAAGCCTGAAGGCCTGCAGTTAGTGTCTCTCCTGGGGGAGACACTTACCCTGGGCCATGTCAAG GCTTTGCTGCTCAGAGAGGCATCCGTCCAGCTGAGCCCCCAGCTGCTTGGCCTGCAGAACATCCACACGGACCCTGAGGAGCTGGAGCTAGCTGTGGAGTCCAGACTGCTCCTGTCCAGTCTCAGCCTGCAGTGGGGCCAAACTGCTGCCAG TGCGGACCTGGCGGTGTCTGCTCTCAGGCTGCTGCAGGACTCTCCTCTGTTCCAGCGCGAGAACCCCCCACCTGCTCCCCGGAACCCTCTAGCCTCTGTGCTCAAGCAGTCCCATGAAAGGGTCAAACGTGAGCAG ACGCTTCCGGAGCAGCCGGAGTCCGCTAAGGGTTGGTGGTTGCGGGATGTCCCGGCTGTGGTGGAGGCTGCCGAGCGCATGGGCCGCTGCTTCTGGCTGCGCTGCAGGCTGGCGGCTGTGCGCAGCCTCACTGCGCACATCCCTGGGACCGCCATCATCCCAG gtctGGACAGCAGCATGGAGGCGGATAGGCTACTGAAAGATGGCCTTGCTGAGGCTGAGGCCTGGGGAGACCCAGACACCCAGgccctgctgctcctgcagggGGTCATGTTGCACTTCCACTGTGGGAAAGCTCCAGAAGAGAGCATTGCCATGCTGCAG gaggcAGTAAGCCTGCTGTCTGGCCGTAGTGCTCTGTCTCTGCGCTCTCGTTTGGCTCTTGCTGAGGCCACCATTCTGCTGAGTGAGCGGAGAGGCTCGAGTGGCCAGTCACTGGACCTGCTTGCTCAGAGACTACTACAGCAGCAG CTGTGCGCTCTGGGGGAGTGTGTAATCTTGAAAACAGGGGGAGGCCTGGAACTGCCCTCCAATCCAGGTTTGATGAATATCTACAACCCacagctccctctgctggccagGACAACTATGCACCTGG GTCTCTGCATAGCCCTGCAGGCTATGGTGAACTCCCTCGAGGAGGGTGAGGGACCCTGGAAGCCCTGGCTGGCAGCTCAGGAGGTGCTAGAGTGCGCGCTCGCCATCGCCCAGGCCTCGGCCAGCCGCCACCACCAGCTGGAGGCTGACATCCTGTACTACAAGG GAATGGTGGGGAGAGTCCTAATGTCGCTGACGACACTCCAGCACCAGGGAGTGGTGGAGTCCTTCCTGAAGAGCATCACACTCGCTCATTATCACACCCATAATCTGCA GTTAATCCACAGATGCTATGTGGAAATGGCTCTGATATACCTGGAGCAGTGGCAGAAGAGCACTGCTACTGTAGCTGGGCCTCCAGCCGCTCCTGTGCCTGTTCCAGCACCCGCTAGTTCAGACAAG TCTCAAGCCTGGAAACGGGTGAGGTCTACTCTAAATAAAAACCTAACGGTGGGTCAGAGTCAGCTACTGCTCTTCTGGGTTTGTATGAGAGCAGCTACCATG ACCATGGAGGCTCTTACAAATTGTTGCCAGTTATGTGGCTTCACTGGTGTCACAGGTGTCCATATTCCTCTCACGTCACTAAAAGCTCTTCCTGGTTTTGCCTCCAATGACCTGCTGCATCCTTGTG GGGGGACAGAGGAGCCTGTGCAGCTTTGCCCCAGCTGGACTGCAGACACAGGTAACGGAGCGGACATCGGGAAAAAGTGCCAGCTCACCTGGGTGCACCTGTCACGCTACTACACACATCTGCTCAACCTGAGGCACATCTGCACACAGCCAG cagcagagcagtgtgtggaGGGGTTGCTGTCTGTAGGTGGTGACCCCTTTCTAGCTCTAAGATTGAATCAGCTGCACACCTTCTTTCACCACCACCTAGCCAGCTACAGAGAGAAGTGTGTTACACCTGATCCTCCAGCTGCCCTCATTCTGGAGCCCCATGTTCTACAG TTGTCCCACACTGCGAAGGTCTGTGTGCGTCAGCCCAAGCAGCCACTGTCGGACCTGTACCCCTGGGCCACGGTGGACACACCGCAGCTGCGCATCCAGTGGCATCGTCCCACTCTGGAGCGCCGCAGCCCACCACCCGACACG ATTGTGCTGGTCTTTGGGTTTAATAAAGCTCCACTGTCTGCTATGCATCCCAGCGCAGTGGCTCTTGCAGATTTAGAAGCTGGAAGGCGACTCATCTCTCTTGACAG GCTGAAAGCTCTTCATGGCCACCTGATCTCAGCATGTGTGGAGGCCAGTGTGGATTCAACAGTGCCTGTTTCATTGGCTCCCAGCAGAACCGCCTCCCTAGACCGTGGGTGTGGCAAGGCATCTGACAAACTCACCCCCTGCAGCCCCCAACAG ATGCTGCTGGAGAAGACCAGACATATCTGTAACGAGATAAGGAGTCTACTGAAGCCTGATCTAAAATTTCCTCCTACCACAGAG GTACCTGTGGAGATGAGCGTGCAGACTCTGGGCATCCTGGAGCGCTGCTTCAACCCCACTACAGGAGCCACCGTGGAGGACAAAGCCCTGAGTGCCTGGCTCCTCTCCCTCCTTGTCTGA